A part of bacterium genomic DNA contains:
- a CDS encoding MaoC family dehydratase: protein MSVGSSSLGISVGDELPAFALPVTSTVIVAGAIASRDFMPAHHDPEFARAQGAPDLFMNILTTNGYVARYITDWAGPETMVRSIRIRLGGPAVPGQALHFTGQVTNVAEEGDEHVVEVSVRAANDLGDHATGTVVLSLPIA from the coding sequence ATGAGCGTCGGTTCCTCGAGCCTCGGAATCTCGGTGGGCGACGAGCTGCCCGCCTTCGCACTTCCCGTCACCTCGACCGTGATCGTCGCCGGCGCCATCGCCTCCCGCGACTTCATGCCTGCACACCACGATCCCGAGTTCGCGCGGGCCCAGGGTGCGCCGGACCTGTTCATGAACATCCTCACCACCAACGGCTACGTGGCGCGCTACATCACCGATTGGGCGGGGCCCGAGACGATGGTGCGCAGCATTCGCATCCGTCTGGGCGGGCCCGCCGTGCCGGGGCAGGCGCTGCACTTCACGGGCCAGGTGACGAACGTCGCGGAGGAAGGCGACGAGCACGTGGTCGAGGTTTCCGTTCGCGCAGCCAACGACCTGGGCGACCATGCGACGGGTACCGTCGTGCTCTCGCTGCCAATCGCATGA
- a CDS encoding MaoC family dehydratase, whose protein sequence is MANEEVDELRERLERYVGQPMGPPAEAPDAVNLPMIRHWVDALDDRNPVYLDEAAAAKSRFGGIVAPPAMLQAWTMPRPKIEGIAERGGAPGEINFDNPLPVLDEAGYVGTLATNSELEFIRYLRPGDRLHIKLVIESISNRKTTGLGKGYFVTWVTTYLDASDEIVGHQLFRILKFDPSTIDPSKLGGAS, encoded by the coding sequence ATGGCCAACGAAGAAGTGGATGAACTCCGAGAGCGACTCGAAAGGTACGTAGGCCAGCCGATGGGCCCGCCGGCCGAGGCCCCCGATGCCGTGAACCTGCCGATGATCCGGCATTGGGTCGATGCGCTGGACGATCGTAATCCCGTGTATCTCGACGAGGCCGCTGCCGCGAAGAGCCGTTTCGGGGGAATCGTTGCGCCCCCCGCCATGCTCCAGGCCTGGACCATGCCCCGCCCGAAGATCGAGGGCATTGCCGAGCGGGGCGGCGCTCCGGGCGAGATCAATTTCGACAATCCGCTGCCGGTCCTGGACGAAGCCGGCTACGTGGGCACCCTGGCCACGAACTCCGAGCTCGAGTTCATCCGATACCTGCGGCCCGGCGATCGGCTGCACATCAAGCTCGTGATCGAATCCATCTCGAATCGCAAGACCACGGGCCTCGGGAAGGGCTATTTCGTCACTTGGGTGACCACGTATCTGGACGCGAGCGACGAGATCGTCGGGCACCAGCTCTTCCGCATCCTCAAATTCGACCCCAGCACCATCGACCCCAGTAAGTTGGGAGGCGCGTCATGA
- a CDS encoding TetR/AcrR family transcriptional regulator encodes MSKAPVELLQTYRRDQILKGAREVISENGFERSSVDQIAKRAGLSRSTVYEYFPSKDEILKGCFAARREALAEVLARRIDRASGLERQLAAFFEVCLSRVDQNREFFLAIAFPIPLYEATTEEGPGGTEFAMVLKNFNDEIDRILADGFSRGELAGPIDPADRNSLGTLIVGAMAARGRLEAPPPVEESAASFASFALRGLGLATH; translated from the coding sequence GTGTCCAAGGCGCCCGTCGAGCTGCTCCAGACCTACCGCCGCGACCAGATCCTGAAGGGCGCCCGCGAAGTCATCAGCGAGAACGGATTCGAGCGATCGTCGGTCGATCAAATCGCAAAACGTGCCGGCCTCAGCCGAAGCACTGTCTACGAATACTTCCCCTCGAAGGACGAGATCCTGAAGGGCTGCTTTGCGGCACGCCGCGAGGCGCTCGCCGAGGTGCTCGCCCGACGCATCGATCGGGCCTCGGGGCTCGAACGGCAGCTCGCCGCCTTCTTCGAGGTCTGCCTGTCGCGGGTCGATCAGAACCGCGAGTTCTTCCTGGCGATCGCCTTCCCGATCCCGTTGTACGAAGCCACGACAGAGGAGGGGCCCGGGGGCACCGAGTTTGCGATGGTGCTGAAGAACTTCAACGACGAGATCGACCGGATCCTCGCCGATGGATTCAGCCGGGGAGAGCTCGCGGGCCCGATCGATCCGGCGGATCGCAACAGCCTGGGGACGCTGATCGTCGGAGCGATGGCGGCCCGCGGTCGGCTCGAAGCCCCTCCGCCGGTCGAGGAATCGGCCGCCTCCTTCGCGAGCTTCGCGCTTCGCGGACTCGGCCTCGCAACCCACTGA
- a CDS encoding CoA transferase, with protein sequence MRGLKDIRVVEHSTGIAGPYCSKLFVDAGADVIKLEPAGGDPLRGWTASDADLGGEDGGLFRFLNASKRSVVGTIDDVPSDSLEALLIGADLLIEDLAPGAYDRGALCARHPGLVVLSITPFGLSGPMSNRPATDFTLQAEGGSIGARARPNAEPYQAGGDVSAWTGGCFAAVVALSAVRRLRETGHGEHIDFSLHAATALVTNCYLDLMWGILGRPPAVGSLPNFETPSIEPTRDGFVGFTTYSAQQISDFLLMIDRPDLRETGEFDQFIQRLSRLDEWEEIVHAYTREHDSDEIIEIAQMLRIPVAPICNGRTVLDQAQLRARGVYSEDPAGGFLRPRPPYRIDGVEPASPRRSPGLGEHEGRIEHRERRSEPGPRGKRLPLEGLRVIDTTAWWAGPIATQMLAMLGADVIHIESVQRIDGSRSVGGTFAAQHDDWWECSFIFLSANSNKRGLTLDLSQPKGMEVFESLISGADVLVENFSPRVMDGFGVTWEKVQAWNPRCHYLRMPAFGLDGPWREFVGFAATMEQMAGLSWMTGHVDDQPRIQRGPCDPIAGMHAAFALLVALAERDHDGRGHFVECSMLEAAVNITAEQVIEYTAHGHLMQRQGNRSPTAAPQGLYACKGHEVAMSPQWLAVSIATKAQWEALVDWLGHPDWAEGIGSGLSDRRRHEDTIDAELRRFFAARERDACIDALVGAGIPAARVVDPRTLAEHPQLLAHGFFEEVTHPMVGRQATMGAPFRFASVDHWLDRAAPMLGQHNDEILREVGYDDDEIEALVVAKVIGDRPEGV encoded by the coding sequence GTGCGTGGCCTGAAGGACATCCGGGTGGTCGAACACTCGACCGGAATCGCTGGCCCCTACTGCAGCAAGCTCTTCGTGGATGCCGGTGCGGACGTGATCAAGCTGGAGCCCGCCGGCGGTGATCCGCTGCGCGGCTGGACGGCCTCGGATGCCGATCTCGGGGGTGAGGACGGCGGGCTCTTCCGTTTCCTCAATGCCTCGAAGCGGAGCGTCGTCGGTACGATTGACGATGTTCCCTCGGATTCGCTCGAAGCCCTGCTAATCGGCGCGGATCTCTTGATCGAAGACCTCGCACCCGGGGCCTACGACCGCGGCGCCCTCTGCGCGCGCCATCCGGGCCTCGTGGTCCTTTCGATCACGCCCTTCGGATTGAGTGGCCCGATGTCGAATCGGCCCGCCACCGATTTCACGCTTCAGGCCGAGGGCGGGTCGATCGGCGCCCGGGCCCGCCCGAACGCAGAGCCCTACCAGGCGGGTGGCGACGTGTCGGCGTGGACGGGGGGCTGCTTCGCGGCCGTTGTCGCCCTGTCGGCCGTGCGACGATTGCGCGAGACCGGCCACGGCGAGCACATCGACTTCTCATTGCACGCAGCGACCGCCCTGGTGACGAATTGTTACCTCGATCTGATGTGGGGCATCCTCGGCCGTCCACCCGCCGTCGGCTCGCTCCCCAACTTCGAGACGCCGTCCATCGAGCCCACACGAGACGGGTTCGTCGGATTCACGACCTACTCGGCCCAGCAGATTTCCGACTTCCTGCTGATGATCGACCGACCCGATCTACGCGAAACCGGCGAGTTCGACCAGTTCATCCAGCGGTTGTCCCGGCTCGACGAGTGGGAGGAGATCGTCCACGCCTATACGCGCGAGCACGATAGCGACGAGATCATCGAGATCGCCCAGATGCTGCGCATTCCCGTTGCCCCCATCTGCAATGGACGGACGGTCCTCGACCAGGCGCAGCTACGTGCGCGGGGCGTCTACAGTGAAGACCCGGCCGGGGGCTTCCTCCGCCCTCGTCCTCCGTACCGCATCGACGGTGTCGAGCCCGCGTCGCCGCGCAGGTCGCCCGGCCTCGGCGAGCACGAGGGACGCATCGAGCATCGCGAACGCCGGTCGGAGCCTGGACCGCGCGGGAAGCGGCTTCCGCTCGAAGGGCTGCGCGTCATCGACACGACAGCCTGGTGGGCGGGTCCGATCGCCACCCAGATGCTCGCCATGCTCGGCGCCGATGTCATCCACATCGAATCCGTCCAACGGATCGACGGCAGCCGTTCCGTCGGCGGCACGTTCGCGGCGCAGCACGACGATTGGTGGGAGTGCAGCTTCATCTTCCTGTCCGCCAACTCGAACAAGCGCGGGCTGACCCTCGATCTCTCCCAGCCGAAGGGCATGGAAGTCTTCGAGTCGCTGATCAGCGGCGCGGACGTGCTCGTCGAGAACTTCAGCCCGCGCGTGATGGACGGATTCGGGGTCACCTGGGAGAAGGTGCAGGCGTGGAACCCGCGCTGTCACTACCTGCGCATGCCAGCCTTCGGGCTCGACGGCCCGTGGCGTGAATTCGTCGGCTTCGCAGCCACGATGGAGCAGATGGCCGGTCTTTCCTGGATGACCGGGCACGTCGATGATCAGCCGCGCATCCAACGTGGCCCCTGCGATCCGATTGCCGGCATGCACGCGGCCTTTGCGCTGCTGGTTGCGCTGGCGGAGCGCGACCATGACGGCCGCGGCCATTTCGTCGAGTGCTCGATGCTCGAGGCTGCAGTGAACATCACGGCCGAGCAGGTGATCGAGTACACGGCCCACGGGCATCTCATGCAGCGCCAGGGGAACCGGAGCCCGACGGCTGCGCCTCAGGGCCTGTATGCCTGCAAGGGCCACGAAGTAGCGATGAGCCCCCAGTGGCTCGCTGTGTCGATCGCCACGAAAGCCCAGTGGGAAGCGCTCGTCGATTGGCTTGGCCATCCCGACTGGGCTGAGGGCATCGGTTCTGGGCTGTCCGATCGCCGCCGCCACGAGGACACCATCGATGCAGAACTTCGCCGCTTCTTCGCGGCGCGCGAACGCGACGCCTGCATCGACGCGCTCGTCGGCGCCGGAATCCCCGCAGCCCGGGTCGTGGATCCCCGCACGTTGGCGGAGCATCCCCAGCTCCTGGCGCACGGGTTCTTCGAAGAAGTCACGCACCCGATGGTCGGCCGCCAGGCCACGATGGGCGCACCCTTCCGATTCGCGAGCGTCGACCATTGGCTCGATCGGGCTGCGCCCATGCTGGGGCAGCACAACGACGAAATCCTGCGTGAGGTCGGCTACGACGACGACGAGATCGAGGCCCTCGTCGTAGCGAAGGTGATCGGAGACCGGCCCGAAGGGGTCTGA
- a CDS encoding nitronate monooxygenase, with protein MHTKLAEELGLEFPIFAFTHCRDVAAAVSKAGGLGVLGVAGHSVKGLKVELEWIENEIGDKPYGVDLLLPAKFVGSDRGGFDASQLDERIPEEHRKFLDDLLTQHEVPTLPSDHQLAGGLQVGFEGQREVIEMVFEHNISLIASALGPPPAWMIEKGREKGVKVAALAGTVEHARRHVEAGVDIVVAQGYEAGGHTGTVSTMVLVPEVVDAVSPVPVLAAGGIGNGRQITASLALGAQGVWCGSVWLTTEEAETHPVVKKKFLKAGSSDTVRSRSLTGKPARQLRSAWTDAWEDPANPAPLPMPLQPRLVQEAQARINRTAHNNPGAEQLANYFVGQIVGTMNHVKSVRTVMEEFAVEYADTMERLDELASE; from the coding sequence ATGCACACCAAGCTCGCAGAGGAACTCGGTCTCGAGTTCCCGATCTTCGCGTTCACCCATTGTCGCGACGTCGCGGCCGCCGTTTCGAAGGCCGGTGGCCTGGGCGTGCTCGGTGTGGCGGGACATTCCGTGAAGGGCCTGAAGGTCGAGCTCGAGTGGATCGAGAACGAGATCGGAGACAAGCCCTACGGCGTCGATCTCCTGCTCCCCGCGAAATTCGTGGGCTCGGATCGCGGCGGTTTCGATGCGAGCCAGCTCGACGAGCGAATTCCCGAAGAGCACCGAAAATTCCTCGACGACCTGCTCACCCAGCACGAGGTTCCCACCCTCCCGAGCGATCACCAGCTTGCTGGGGGGCTTCAGGTCGGCTTCGAAGGCCAGCGCGAAGTGATCGAAATGGTCTTCGAACACAACATCAGCCTGATCGCTTCCGCGCTCGGGCCGCCGCCAGCCTGGATGATCGAGAAGGGGCGCGAGAAAGGCGTGAAGGTCGCCGCGCTCGCGGGCACGGTCGAGCACGCAAGGCGCCACGTCGAAGCGGGCGTCGATATCGTGGTGGCTCAGGGCTACGAAGCCGGTGGCCACACGGGCACGGTCTCCACGATGGTGCTCGTGCCGGAAGTCGTCGATGCCGTCAGCCCGGTTCCGGTGCTCGCGGCGGGTGGGATCGGAAATGGTCGCCAGATCACCGCATCCCTCGCGCTTGGCGCCCAGGGCGTCTGGTGCGGGTCCGTCTGGCTCACGACCGAAGAGGCCGAGACCCATCCGGTGGTGAAGAAGAAGTTCCTGAAGGCCGGTTCGAGCGATACGGTTCGGAGCCGGTCGCTCACCGGAAAGCCCGCACGGCAGCTGCGCAGTGCCTGGACCGATGCCTGGGAGGACCCGGCGAATCCGGCGCCCCTGCCCATGCCGCTGCAACCGCGGCTGGTCCAAGAAGCCCAGGCACGCATCAACCGCACCGCGCACAACAACCCGGGTGCCGAGCAACTGGCCAACTATTTCGTCGGCCAGATCGTCGGAACCATGAACCACGTGAAATCCGTGCGCACGGTGATGGAAGAATTCGCCGTCGAGTACGCCGACACGATGGAGCGACTCGACGAACTCGCCAGCGAGTAG
- a CDS encoding acyl-CoA/acyl-ACP dehydrogenase encodes MDFGLSEEHLLIEQSLRGFLAENVPIERVRELREADCPNDRSIWSALAELGFAGVLVPEGQSGSGLSLLDAALAAQALGHGATPSPFLASGIMAPTALAAAGGSAADAWLEGIGSGDLVMGVAVTELFSVREDAGVQQRDGALHGSAMMAIDACNADLLLVAIDSETFAVVKTDAAGPEITRLATVDATRCTSEVVFGGVQPEAVFEDAGEAIRRMLEAGRIALAADVLGACEAMIEQSVAYAKERKQFGRLIGSFQAVKHMCSEMIAELEPARSLLWYSAHSFDAMPDETPLLACHVLAHLSEIGREIASVSTQVHGGIGWTDEQNLHFWFKRIANARHLLGGPEHLRDQAAKLQGFAPAA; translated from the coding sequence ATGGATTTCGGACTCTCGGAAGAACATCTGCTCATCGAGCAGAGCCTTCGCGGCTTCCTCGCGGAAAACGTGCCGATCGAACGCGTCCGCGAGCTGCGTGAAGCGGACTGCCCCAACGATCGCTCGATCTGGAGCGCATTGGCCGAGCTGGGTTTCGCGGGCGTCCTCGTCCCGGAAGGCCAGAGTGGCAGCGGCCTGAGCCTGCTCGATGCAGCCCTCGCGGCCCAGGCGCTCGGACATGGCGCGACGCCCTCTCCATTCCTTGCCTCCGGAATCATGGCACCAACGGCCCTTGCCGCGGCAGGCGGATCCGCTGCGGACGCATGGCTCGAGGGAATCGGGAGTGGAGACCTCGTGATGGGCGTGGCGGTGACGGAACTGTTCTCGGTACGCGAAGACGCCGGCGTCCAGCAACGCGACGGTGCGCTCCACGGTAGCGCCATGATGGCGATCGACGCCTGCAATGCGGACCTCCTCCTCGTGGCGATCGACTCCGAGACCTTTGCCGTCGTGAAGACAGACGCCGCCGGACCCGAGATCACCCGCCTCGCGACGGTTGACGCGACCCGCTGCACCAGCGAAGTGGTGTTCGGCGGCGTGCAGCCCGAAGCGGTCTTCGAGGACGCGGGCGAAGCGATCCGCCGAATGCTCGAAGCCGGCCGCATTGCGCTCGCTGCCGATGTGCTCGGCGCCTGCGAGGCGATGATCGAGCAATCCGTAGCCTACGCGAAGGAGCGCAAGCAATTCGGCCGCTTGATCGGTTCGTTCCAGGCCGTGAAGCATATGTGCTCGGAGATGATCGCCGAGCTCGAGCCCGCGCGTTCGCTGCTCTGGTATTCCGCCCATAGCTTCGACGCGATGCCCGATGAAACGCCGCTGCTTGCCTGCCACGTGCTCGCACACCTTTCGGAGATCGGGCGAGAGATCGCGAGCGTCTCGACCCAGGTGCATGGCGGCATCGGCTGGACGGACGAGCAGAATCTCCACTTCTGGTTCAAGCGCATCGCCAACGCGCGTCATCTGCTCGGAGGCCCCGAGCACCTGCGTGATCAGGCCGCAAAACTCCAGGGCTTCGCCCCGGCCGCCTAG
- a CDS encoding acyl-CoA dehydrogenase, with protein sequence MDLEFDASYDDFRSEVREFLSKNKPPKTFGMSEEEKPSRVGWLSLLIEHGYWARTVPKEYGGYGDSPDLLKTVIMDEEFNRVGVARGLNAQGPSMLVPTLLTHGSEEQRKKWIGPTMRGEIIWCQGYSEPGSGSDLASLQTSAVEDGDDFILNGQKIWTSTADMAQMCFILVRTEPDAKKHAGISYILMPMDSPGIEIQRLETMSGSIGENSFNQVFLTDVRVPRANVVGKRGEGWKIANTTLKHERSSLNSNAEGTLVRLANLMQKETIGGVPAMASPLYRDRLMKLQARALTMKHHGMRMLTCSLKGEPAGVAGLIVKLQNCQLSFDMAALALDVMGELGALYDHSKYERERGYWQALSMFSLGLIIGGGTAQIQKNIIAEHGLGLPREPKPAKA encoded by the coding sequence ATGGATCTCGAATTCGATGCGAGCTACGACGACTTCCGAAGCGAAGTGCGTGAGTTCCTCTCCAAGAACAAGCCTCCGAAGACCTTCGGCATGTCCGAAGAGGAAAAGCCGAGCCGCGTGGGCTGGCTCAGCCTGCTGATCGAGCACGGCTACTGGGCTCGGACCGTTCCGAAAGAGTACGGCGGCTACGGGGACTCACCCGATCTCCTCAAGACCGTGATCATGGACGAGGAGTTCAACCGGGTAGGCGTGGCCCGCGGTTTGAACGCGCAGGGCCCGTCCATGCTCGTCCCCACATTGCTCACCCACGGCAGCGAAGAGCAACGCAAGAAATGGATCGGGCCGACGATGCGCGGCGAGATCATCTGGTGCCAGGGTTACTCGGAGCCCGGCTCCGGGAGCGACCTTGCGAGCCTGCAGACCTCCGCAGTCGAAGACGGCGACGATTTCATCCTCAACGGTCAGAAGATCTGGACCAGCACCGCGGACATGGCCCAGATGTGTTTCATCCTCGTGCGGACCGAGCCCGATGCGAAGAAGCACGCAGGGATCAGCTACATCCTGATGCCGATGGATTCGCCCGGCATCGAAATTCAGCGCCTCGAAACGATGTCCGGGAGCATCGGGGAGAATTCGTTCAATCAGGTCTTCCTGACGGATGTCCGGGTACCCAGAGCGAATGTGGTCGGCAAGCGTGGTGAAGGCTGGAAGATCGCCAATACCACCCTCAAACACGAACGCAGCTCGCTGAACTCCAACGCCGAAGGCACCCTCGTCCGCCTTGCGAACCTGATGCAGAAGGAGACCATCGGCGGTGTTCCGGCGATGGCGAGCCCGCTCTATCGCGACCGCTTGATGAAGCTCCAGGCTCGCGCGCTCACGATGAAGCACCACGGAATGCGAATGCTCACCTGCAGCTTGAAGGGCGAACCGGCCGGTGTGGCCGGATTGATCGTCAAGCTGCAGAACTGCCAGCTAAGCTTCGATATGGCGGCGCTCGCGCTCGACGTGATGGGCGAACTCGGCGCGCTCTACGACCACTCGAAGTACGAGCGCGAGCGGGGCTATTGGCAAGCCCTCTCGATGTTCTCGCTGGGCTTGATCATCGGTGGCGGCACGGCGCAGATCCAGAAGAACATCATTGCCGAGCACGGACTCGGGCTCCCCCGTGAGCCGAAGCCGGCGAAGGCCTAG